Genomic segment of Paenibacillus sp. FSL R5-0623:
ACCAGCTGGCATCCATCATGAAGTTCACTTTTTCCATGCCAAGACTCGCGATGAGGGTGTTCACAATACCGTCTGTTGGTGACAGGAAGTTAATGATCATGCCAGCTACAACAACAGTGGAGATGAAGTGAGGAAGGTACGTAACGGTCTGGGCAAATCGCTTGAATGTCCGGTTCTTGATCTCCACGATGCAGACAGCGAATAAAATCGGAATGGAGAAACCAAACAAGAGCGGCAGGAAGGCGAGCAAAAATGTGTTACGTAGCAGTCGCCAGAAGTAGATGGAATTCACGAACTGTTCGAACCAGCGCAGTCCCACCCACTCCCCGCTGAGCATGCCCTGCCCCGGCAAGAAATTACGAAATGCCAACAGCACGCCAGGCATCGGAAGGTACATGAAGATGAGGTAATACAGAAAGATAGGCGAAAACATCAGTAGCAAATATTTATCCCGTCTGATCAGGCTGAACAGCGTGGACATGCGTTTTTTCAACGTGAAACACTCCCCTTCGCTACATAATTACAACGTTTGAATTTATGAATAAAAAGGAACCGTCATTTCACTGACGTATTTGTTATTTATCTCATTCACATTTTGTGACATCCTATATTATTCTGCATATTAACGAGATATTTGCTTAAAGCAGTCCTCCTCACACCGTGTTTTTGTATTTTCAAAACTTGCCATAATCATAATTACAACGTTGTAATTTTAACCTAAATGTATACGCTTACATAAACTTTTTCCCATCTTAGCAAAGTCTTCAATGTTTGGCAACAACAAAAATCAGTGGCATGCTGTAACGTACTAAATACAGTCTCGCATATGCGAGACTGCCTGTTAAAATCTACACGTGATTCCGATATTCCATCGGTGTCATCACATACACTCGCTGAAAGGCTCTGTAGAACTGACTGACGCTGGAAAATCCCAGTTCATAACTGATTGTGGTCACTGAATCTGTTGTATGGCGGAGCCTCTTGGAAGCTTCTTCTACGCGCAAATTCAGCAGATATTGATACGGTGTTGTTCCCGTAAGAGCTTTGAAAGAACGCATAAAATGATACCGGCTCTGATGCGCGACCATCGCCATCGAATCAATATCCATCGGGCCTGTATAGGCACTGTGAATGTAATCCAGCACTCGTTGGAGATGAGGATCTATGAATGTACCGGGATTTACAGTCCTTTTTCCATTTTCCTGCCCCGTCAACATACGTCTTAGATACGTCTCGATCGCTAGTTCTGTTTCCTGCACTTGCAGCATTTCGGGCACATCATCTAACAAAATGGAATTCCAGCCTCGAAACAGACTGCTGATCTCAGCAGGATCAAAAGTCTGGGTAGGTCGAAACTCAGCTCGTCCCCCACTTAACTCTGCACCTTCGAAACTGCCTAATGGCGGTTTACGGAATTTGATCACAATGACAGCCGAATCCGACCCTATCTCAAAATAATGCTCAGTCTGGGGATGAGCAATAATCCCTATCCCTGCTTTTAGCGGGTATGCATGCCGTTCCTGTACCAGATGACATTGACCTCTGACCGGCAGCGTTAGCTGATACCAGTCGTCATGTACATGCGGCTCATTCGCGAATCCTCCGGTAGCTTTCCATAATTCCAACCCATTTAGTGTCATGTTTAATTCCATCGTTTGCTCACCTGCTGACATTATAGCAAATCGTGCTCACTTTCCAAGCACTTTTCACAAAGACATGATCTTCCCCCATCTTTTATCATAGAAAAAAATAATTCGAGGTGATCTCCCATGGCTCAGGCCACTTTAAGCAAAATGCAAATCAACTCCTCCGCCAATTGGGCACTCGCCGGAGTCAGCTTCGCCCATCTGCTGAATGATGCGATGCAGACAGTTGTTCCGTCTGCATTCCCGCTATTCCAGCAGACCATGCAGCTCAGTTTCGCCCAGATGGGCTGGATTGCCTTCACCCTGAATATTACCGCATCCGTTCTTCAGCCACTGGTGGGTTATATGTCAGACCGCAAGCCAATGCCGATCCTGCTTCCCGGAGGCATGTTATTCTCCCTGATCGGTGTTCTCGGCTTAGCCTTGTCTTCCGAGTTATGGATGCTGCTTGTTGCGGCAGCATTGATTGGCATAGGCTCATCCATCCTCCATCCCGAATCCTCACGCGTGGCTCATATGGCGGCTGGTCGTGGACGCGGAATGGCGCAGTCGATCTTCCAGGTGGGAGGCAACACAGGGCAGGCCATTGCTCCATTACTGGTCGCCTTCATCCTGCTGCCACATGGGCAGCGTAGTTTTCTATGGCTGATGGGCTTTGCCCTGATCGGCATCTTCATTCAGTCTATGGTCAGTCGTTGGTACAGAGACAAGCTTGCCGAGACTCACATTCGTCAGCAACGCCCTCTAAAATCAAGCGGCGCAGGGCCAGCAGCTGGGCCTGTGAGCAGGGGATTCATCGCTTTTACAATGGGAATTCTCATCCTGCTGCTGTTCTCCAAATTCGTATATATTGCTGGCATGACCGGGTACTATGCCTTCTATTACGCTGATGCCTATGGCTTGCCTCTCTCCCAGGCACAGATCTGTCTGTTTATTTTGCAATTTGCAGGTATGGTCGGAACCTTGCTTGGCGGCCCACTTGCTGACCGCTACGGACGCAAACCGATGATCTGGTTCTCCATTGCAGGCACTGCACCGTTTTCCCTGCTGTTACCTTATGCAGGACCCGTCTTGTCCATGGTATTGTGCGGAATGATTGGAATAATCCTGATGTCCGGCTTCAGTGTCATCATTGTTTATGCACAGGAATTGCTTCCTCGTCATATTGGAACGGTATCCGGATTGTTTTTTGGCCTGTCGTTCGGAATGGCTGGACTTGGCTCGGTTGTGTTAGGTTCCTTAATTGACGTGACCAACATTTCGTTTGTTATCAAGTTATGTTCGTTTTTGCCACTGCTTGGTGTGTGTGCTGTATTTCTGCGCAAGGACCAACCAAGAACAGTGTGATAACCGTTGAAACCTCTTTTGTTTTGTGACTACAATACTTCTAGGAGAATTGAGGATAACGGAAGGAAGGAATAACGTATGATTATTGATGTACAGCATGTCACTTGGAAAAGGGGACCTCTTACCCTGCTGAACGATGTAAGCTGGCAAGTTAATGACGGTGAACACTGGGCGTTGCTTGGCCTGAATGGCTCCGGCAAAACAACACTCCTGAACATGATCACCGGATATCTCTGGCCAACCGAAGGCAAGATATCCGTGTTAGGCCATGAATATGGTGATGTGGATCTGAGACAGCTTCGCAAATCCATCGGCTGGGTCAGTTCATCTCTGCAAGAGAAATTGCATGGCACAGACCGCACGCAGTATGTCGTGATCAGCGGCAAACACGCCACCATTGGCCTTTATGACAAGATGTCAGATGATGATCTGGATCAGGCACAGGAATTAATGCAAACGCTGGGCTGTCAGCACCTGTGGGATCGCGAATATCGTACCTGTTCTCAAGGGGAGAAACAGAAACTTCTCATTGCCCGAGCACTTATGGCCAATCCGCGCGTACTTATTCTGGACGAGCCTTGCAATGGACTGGATCTGTTCTCAAGAGAACGACTGCTGGAGAGTATTCGTGAATTGTCCCAGCGACCCGATACCCCTTCGCTCATCTATGTCACCCATCATACCGAGGAAATATTGTCCGTCTTTAGTCACAGCCTTTTGCTGCGCCGAGGTGAAGTTGTCAGTAGCGGATTAACTGGCGATCTGATGAACACGGAAGTACTGAGCAACTTCTTCGAGGCACCTGTGGAAGTTGATCGGCACGGGGAACGTGTCTATGTGAGAGCTGCGGCGGAATCATAATCGAGGGTTATACACAGTAAACGTATCAAAGGTATCGAAACATAACAGTAAAAGCCCAATATCTTATCCACATGTGGATAGATTTCGGGCTTTTTACTGCTATATCTAGTGTTATCCACCGTTTTCTGTGTAGAACTTTCTAATTTATGAGTATAACTTAGTTATGTCCTTCTATTTATCTATACACATCACTATCTACTTCCGGGCACTTAAAAACAGAAACAATGGGATACGCTGCCTGCGTAGATAGGTTTCCTCGTTTACAAAATAAGCACGTTGTGGTGCTGACTCGCGCAAATGTTCTACACGGAATCCTGCCCGCTGCAATGCCATAAAGTATGATTCAATGGATCGATGCATCTTTTTCACAGAACCGCCCAGCCACTGCTGCTCCCGATATCCTTCTACAAAATACTGATCAACCACCCAATCCGTTCGTGTGCCGGAGGGTTGCAGTGTGGACGTGATCACAGGATGTTCTACCGAGAATACAAATGTCCCGTTCTCTTTCAAAGTATTGTATATGTTGTGGAACAGGCTCTCCACATCTTCAATATAGTGAACAGCAAGTCTCGATATAACCAGATCGTACGCTCCGGCCGGGTAGGCCCAGTCTTCCATGAACGCTTGCTCAATCCGGGCATTTAATCCTTTTACTGATTCATTAGCTGCCTGAATCATATTCACAGAACCCTCAATCCCCGTATATGATGCATCTTCGGGCTCCCTACTCAGCAATTCTGCGGCAAACCTTGCATCTCCACAACCAAGGTCCAGTATGTTCTTGCCGGCAACATCTCCAATCAACTCCAGCATCACCGGCTTCTCCAATGTATCATTGGCGTTCTCCTGCCAGTTGCGACGTTCCATATACTTCTCAAAGTTCGCCTCATCATCGTAAAAGTCCGATCCTCTGTCCTTCATTCTGTGACCCTCCATTTCGGATAAGCATGCTTCATACTTACAGCCTGTAAGAGTATACAGAATGTGGATGTGTCTGACTATAACAAAAAAAAGCTGTTGTCTGGAGTTGTCCAGTAACAGCCTTTCTGCCTTACACTTCTACAATTTTCGCCGATTAGCCAAAACGTTCTGTTTTGTACCATTTGCTTTCGCGTTTCCGAATCTTGTCCATGATCAAGGAGTAGAAAGCCTTGATCGAGATCAGGATGAACAGCTGTGCATACGTGAAATAGGATACGCAGGCGTAGATGAAATTACGGGTATTGCTCTGTCCAATATCTGCGGCAAGTGCCAGGTTAATCTGTAACACGTAAATAAAGTACATGAGTGCCCAACCAATGACCAGGAATACATACGCATCGCCGGCAAACTGGAACGGTGAACTTACCTCCGGTTTAAATATGGCAATGATCCGATAAACCAGATTCACGAGAAATATAATATCCGATACTATGATCGCAAGCATAAACCAGAAATAACTGACGGCATAATAGATGACCAGCAACTTATTACGCCAACTGGAACGGTTAAACAAGTTATGAATGTTATCCAGTACCACCTGGTAGTTCCCCTTGGCCCAGCGTTCGCGCTGCTTCATGTATACACTAAGCTGTTCCGGCTCCTGCTGATAGGCTTCCGCTTGTGGCGCAAGAGCCACAAACTGTCCGCGATTCAAAATCTCGAATGACAAAGCCGTATCTTCTGTAATGGCTGTCACATCCCAGCCACCAATCTCCCGGATCAACTCGGTTTTGATAATGTAATTCGTTCCCGGGATGGAACCCAGCTGGAACAATTCCCACAGACCCGTGTGATACACACGTTGCGAAGTGATGATCTCCAGATTGATGCATTTGGAGAGGAAATTCTGTCCTCTGTTGCGTGCTTTGTTTCTGCCAAAAACCACGCCATATTGTTCAGGGTTCTCAAGCGATTTTTGTGTCAAAAACATTAATGAATTCCGTTCAGGTGCGGCATCTGCATCGAAGATACAGATCCAGTCGCCCGTGGCAATTTCCAGTCCGTCATTTAATGCGCCGGACTTGCCACCTGTTCCTTTCCGCTCCATTACCGTCACATTACGATGCATATAACTGGTCTGACTGAGGAATGATCTCAGCTTCTCTGCGGTATCATCTGTACAGTTATCCGCGATCACGATGACCTGAACTTTATCCTCCGGATAATTCAGGCGCAGGATGTGCTCTACCGTCGCAACAATGACCAGACCCTCGTTATGCGCAGGTACCATGACCGTGACTGTTGGATAATGATCCATATCTTCAGGGATCTGAATCCCTTTTTTGTCCTGTTTATTAATAAAACGAATCGCACCTGCCATAATAACAATCGACTCGAATACGGCAATCCAGATACTAAATATGGATAATATTAAAATAAAATCAGCCACTTACTTTCCTCCGATCATACTTGCGAATAACTTTCGACCGAAAGCGAAGGGTTGCAATTGTTAACCAGATCGTGAATACCGCAAATAAAGAACTGACGGCGATACAGATCGGGATGAACCAGGACATATAGTCCACAGCGCCTCTCTCCTTCCCGTTATATATATTCTCCGATGAGATCGGTCTCTGTGTTTCGTTCAAGGGCAGCAATAACCGCGTCAATATCCTCGTACTTGCTGAATTGCTCTTTTTGGAATACCAGAGCACCAGAGCGTATCACCGTCTGCAGTTCATTTCCCTTTTTATCAAAAATTTGAAGATCCATAATGGCTTTTTTGATCCGCTGTGTAAGAAGTGGAAGATATTCCACATTCACCATTGGACATATGATGACAAAACGCCCACGATCCACGAAAAATTTATAATCTTCATACCGAATCTGCTTCTGGATCGTACCCGAGATTTCAAGCAGAAACTGTGCATACCGGACAGAACCGAGGGATTCCATCACCAGTGGCAAGAATTCTATCTTGAACATGGCCATGCTGAATCCATACTTTTCGGAGTACCTACGAGCAAGATTACTGTGTTTGATTAACGTATCTGCCAGAGCTCCTTTATTACCAAGCGTGGTATCCAGATCGATTTCCGGGTTACGATCCTGCATATCCTGAAGACGTTCCACTACACGCGCACTGCGCAGCAGACTTACCTTGATGAACGCAGCCACGGCAACGTTGGCAGGGATGAGCAACCACCAGGAGAATACAAGCACATTTGCATCAGCATAAGTAACAAGCCACACAAAATAAGAAACCAGATATACAAACCCCGTCACGACGGATACACCAACAGGCAGAAAAAGACCAAAAACCAAGGCACCCAGCGACACGATACTAAAAATCAAATCCCCTGTAGTGTAGCTCTGATCCATGTACACTTTAAGATAAATCATCAGTTGCTGCATGAGGGCTAGTCCAATTAAAAGGGCATATCCCCACGCAATACGGCGGGTAGGCGCTTTATTCCTCATAGTTCCTTCTCTCCGTTGAATTTTTAGGACGCTTGTTCAACCTCACTTCTTTTATATCACAACAATTTATGACATGTTTAGACAAAGCTATGCTAACACATTGCAGTATTCATTAAATGACAAAATCCTTACTTTTTAATACTTTTCTGTAAATTGACTTCTCCCAATAAAGGAAAAAGATTATCAAACAGATGTGTGTTACCGTCAAATACATATCCACCTGGATAACGAGTGTCCTTACCACGCAACGTAGTCATATGGTTATACAACTGTTTGGCCCATTTTGGATCACCTGAACGAACAGCGAGTAAGATGGCGAGGCCATATACCGAGGAAGATTCATAAGAGACGGCAGGTGTGCGTGATTCTCGGTTATACTGTCCGGGCAGCTGATGCCGGGTGTTGAACTCCTTTTTCAAAAAAGAAATGAGCTTGTCCGGTTTGCGATCGGTCACGGTTAGATGATTCGCCACAATCAACTGGTCGATCAGATTCACCGTATCATCATACGCATATTTTTTATGGACTACATCGAAGGTCTTCGGATAGAACAATCCATCGTCAGGCATCTTCTTCAGCAAAGCTTCGTACTTGGCATAGGTTCCCGGTTCCACCATCTGATGTTTTTCCATCAATTGAAGAGACGGGAGATCAACATAAACCAGGCTTAATGTATCTGTGGAGTGACCACTCGCAAAATCGTGAAAATCCACATAATATCCTTTATTCTGAACCGATTGCGAAAGTGTACGGGATATTTCCGAAGCCGTTTCCAGCTTGGCTTCTCTTCCTTGTTTCCATTGATCTACTGCCTTTAATAAAGCACCCACAATTCGAAAATCATCGCCAAGCGCGTTGGTAGTCACTTGGGATTCACCTTCGGCATCCAGCTTCCAGGCTATATATTTTTGCGGCATGAGGAAATAGGTGGTCAGCAGTTCATAGCTTTCTTCGAATAACGCCTGATCATTCTTGGCCACAGCATATTGCATCCAAAGACCAAGTGACTCAGATAAAGCCTCTCTGCCTGCTACGATATCCGCTCTCTCTGAGGTAGCATCTTGCAAATAGGTTGCAATTGTACCATTGGGATTAGTCATATGATCTTGAACAAAGGATACCGTAGGGGATGATTCATTCATCACGAACCGCTCCTTCACAAAAATAATTAACGCTGCCGTGATACTGACTGACAATATGATCCACCACGTTAGCCTTTTCCGGTTTACCCGTTTCATGGCTCCCTCCTGGACTGATGTTTCTCTGGCATAATGGCTCTTATCCTTTAGATAGGTTCGGCTAGAGTCTGGGATGGAGGGGTCAAGGATCGTTCCTCTGTTCATTCCGAAATATCCATGTAGGATCGTCGTCCACCCTTTTTGACAAATTTCCAGTCCACCTCGATATTATGGCGCATTCGACGGAGAAGCATGACCGCGGTCTCGATCTCTTCCTCCGTCAGACCATCCAGCGTCACCTGATCCGAATGTACGCCCTCTTTACGAATGAATTCCCATGCTTCCAGCCCAGCTTCGGTGGGATACAACACCTTATTCTTCTTATTACCCATTGCTGGCTGTTTAATAATGAATCCATCGGATTCGAGTTTGCTAATAGCTCTGGCCGCCGTCGTGCGATCCACTTTGATCAGTTCAGCAAGCTGATTCGGTATAATGCCCGGATTCTCACAGATTCGATACAGATATAGATATTGTCCACGGGACAGGTTCAAATGCTGAAACTCGACGTTACTGATTGAATCCAGACAGCGGGCAATCATACCAATTTCACGCAGCACTTCTTTTTTCTCAGTCAACACACTCACGCCCCTATAAAATTGTTGCATTCGCAACATAATTGATGGTATAACTACTGTTGAAAAGAACGAGATTCGTTCCACATTCCTGTTATGTACCAGTTTATCACGTCAGGATAACATTACGATCACCCAAAGGAGAAACATTCATGAATACAACGATTGTTGAAGTTAATAACCAGGAATTGCTCGATGCCTGCTTCGCCATTCGCACCGCTATTTTTGTTGAAGAACAAGGTGTACCCGCAGCGGATGAATTCGATGCTTATGATACATTAGAAGCGGAGGCGCGCCATATTCTGCTCTACGTAGACGGAGTACCTGCTGCTTCCTCCAGACTGCGCATTGTGGAACAGGTCGCCAAATTGGAACGGATCTGTGTCATGCTCGATTACCGTAAACACGGCCTGGGCCGTGTGCTGATCGACAAGCTGGAACAGATGGCTGTTGCTGAAGGTCTTGAGAAAGCCAAGCTGCACGCACAGGTACAAGCTTCCGGGTTCTACGAACGTCTTGGATATGCACCCGCGTCGGAAGTATTTATGGAAGACGGCATTCCCCATCTGCTGATGACCAAAAAACTGAAATAAATGACATTCCAAAAAACGCCTCCGTTATCACTTCTCAGTGATATACAGAGGCGTTTTGCATTCAAGCAACGCATTCATGAGTGACTACAACGGTAAATAGCATGTACAAAGTATAGGCACTGATTATAATAACCATGCATTCTACTTACTTGCCAGCTCCGTGCTGTGCCTTATCCCATTGCCAGACGGTCTGGCTCGGATTCGGCAGCGTTGTTCTTCATTTGTTTACTACGCAACTGCCCGCAGGCGGCATCGATATCGGTACCATGTTCCATACGTACAGTCGAGTTGATGTTGTTCTTTTTGAGTGTATCATAGAAGCCCAGAATCGATTCTTCTGTACTCCGTTGATACTGACTGTGCTCATCCACCGGGTTGTATGGGATCAGATTCACACTGACCATACTTCTGCGACTGGACAACAGTTCAGCGAGCTCCGCGGCATGCTCACGTTGATCGTTAACATCACGCAATAGGATGTACTCAAACATGATACGTTTGTTCGTTGTAGCCAAATAATAATCCACCGCATCCATCAATTGCTCAATCGGGAAAGCCCGGTTGATCTTCATGATGTGTGTGCGCAGTTCATTATTCGGTGCATGCAGAGAGATCGCCAGATTAACCTGCAGACTGCTGTCTGCAAATTCCTTGATTTTGTCCGGAAGGCCACTCGTGGACACAGTAATCCGTTTGGCGGCAAGTGCCAGTCCTTTGCGATCTTTAATGACCTCGATGAAATCACTCATGTGCTGGAAGTTATCAAATGGTTCACCAATACCCATCACAACCACGTTGGTTACCCGTTCGTCTTGACCCGCTGCATCCAGATGTCGCTGCACATGCATAATCTGTTCCACAATCTCTCCAGCGGTCAGGTCTCGGCTCTTCTTGATCAGACCGCTCGCACAGAAGCTACAACCAATATTACAGCCCACTTGTGTGGTCACACAAACGGTAAGCCCGTATTTTTGCCGCATCAATACCGTCTCAATCAGGTTGCCATCCTGCATCCGAAGCAGAAATTTCACGGTACCATCTGCTGATTCCTGCTTCACATGTTCGCTCAGAGAGTTCATTGTGAAATGCTCGGAGAGTACATCCAGACATTCCTGACGGACATCAGACATCGCAGGAAAATCGTGTACACGCTCTTGATATAACCATTCCCAGATCCGGGATGCACGGGATTTCTTCTGCCCATGCTCCGGCAGCCAGGAACGTAATTGCTCTAATGTTAATCCATATATGGATGACTTGTTCATTGTATAATCCTCTTTTCGCTAAAAAGCTATGGCTTATCGGTCCTACCCAAAAAACCTCTACTCCGTATTGTCCCAAAATTGAAGCGGGAAAACAAGGGCTTTAGCATTTCTTCCAAGAGGTTTTATCTATGGCAAATCTGCACAACAGACAACATTTATACCTATCTGGTCTTCAGTTTAGAAGTGAATGATACCGGAAGTGTGCAGTAGAACCAGCAGAACCAGGATCGGTGCCACGTAACGAAGCATGAACAACCACACCCGGAACCATCCGGAACGCAGTCCTGAAGCTTCCGCAGCCGTTTTCCAGAAGTATCCGGCAAAAATCGTCACAAGCAATCCACCCACAGGCAGCAGGATGTTGGATGCTACAAAGTCCATCCAGTCGAACACACTCTTCGATCCAATGGTCCATTCAGGCAGCAAGCCGAGCGACAATACTGAGGGAAGTCCCACGATGAAGACTGCGAGTGATATCACCCATACTGCCCGACTGCGGCTCCAGGACAGACGTTCCATGAAATATTTCACCGGAACTTCCAGCAAGGATACTCCCGAAGTCAATGCGGCAATAGCCAGCAGGATGAAGAACAGTCCGCCAAACAGGAATCCAAGCGGCATAGCCGAGAAGGCTGCCGGAAGCGCTATAAAGATGAGTGACGGTCCTTGGTCCGGTGCAATACCAAACGAGAATGTCGTTGGGAAGATGATCAGGCCGGCAATGAACGCATAGAGCAGGTCACCCGCCCCAACAGCGATGGTGGCTGCTCCGAGTGATTGATTTTTGTCCACATACGAACCATAGGTTATTAGAATACCCATACCGAGTGACAGCGAGAAGAAGGCATGTCCGAGCGCCACCAACGCTGATTCCGTTGTAAGTTGTGAGAAATCAGGATTCAGGAAAAAGGAAACCCCTGCTCCTGCACCAGGTAACGTTACGGCCCGGATCATCAAGACAATGAGCAACACCAGCATGGCGGGAATTAACACTTTGTTAAACTTCTCAATCCCGTTAGATACCCCTTTGGCTACAATCCAGCCTACGATAAGTACCGAGACCAGTTGCCACACGATCGGCATATAACCGCCTACGAAGGAATTGAATTGTCCCGCATAATCCGGATTGTTAAACAATGTCCCACTGAAGGACGTAATCGCATATTGCAAGGTCCAGCCTGCAATAATGACATAAAAAGAAAGGATGATAAAAGGTGTCAGTACTTGCAGCAAACCGGCTGCGAGCCAGCCTTTATGTCCGCCTGCTTTGATAAAAGCAGTTGCAGCACTTCCTCTGCCACTACGACCAATCGCAAGTTCTGCGAGCAGCACCGGCAGACCAATCAGCAGCAAACAAACGATGAAGAGCAGGAAAAACGCAGCTCCTCCGTTCTCCCCCGTAATGTACGGGAATTTCCACATGTTACCCAGACCAACCGAACTACCAATGGCTGCCAGAATGAATCCGGCGCGAGAGAAGCGCTCACCTTTGCCAGTGTTGTCTTGATCGAGATTAGGCTTACTAAAATTCATCGTATCTACTCCATCACTTTAAAGTTTTCCCGTAATTATATACTACTCACCTTGTCAGGTCATTCGAAATTCGAAATTTGTCGAAATGTTATTTTTTTACATATAAAACAAACGGAAATCTTCATCTCATAAGTTCCTTAAACACAGTATGTGATAAAGTCCGTTAGTCCAACCGTATGAAGTTACAACAAACCCATATTCACAAACGTTCAAAGCCCAATAGAATCAAAAAGAGGTGTCCCGTCAGCCACTTGGATGACTGCGGAGCACCTCTCTTTTTGAATTACACTTTGATTTGAAGTAACTCGTACTTGATAACGCCCATCGGAGCATTGACATGAATGACGCTGCCCACTTCTTTGCCCATCAATTCCTTGCCCAGCGGGCTCTCGTACGAAATTTTATTATCCGCAACATCGGCCTCGGCAGGACCAACCACTTTATATTCAATCTTCTCGGCGAACTCAATGTCATTAAGTAACACCGTCGATCCAATGCTCACTTTGTTGGAGTCTATATTGTCTGAAGAGATGACTCTTGCTTTTGTCAACATCTTCTCCAGAATCAAAATCCGTGTCTCCATAAAGGCCTGATCATCTTTGGCTGAATGATACTCACTATTTTCCTTCAGGTCACCGTAACTGATCGCGAGTTTCAGACGAGCTGCCAGTTCCTTACGCTTCACCGTCTTCAAATCCTTCAGTTCGTCCTCCAGCTTTTCCAAGCCTTCCTGTGTCAAAATCACTTCATCATTAGCCATTTTTCCATCTCCTAATCCTGCTATCTATCTATATTCTAACCTATATCCACTCCAAAGGGTTAGCATACCCCGGAAAAAGAAATAGCTCATCCATATATTGTATTCCAATGAAATCAGAACCATGTCCATCTCTTGAGATGATTTTCAAGGCTATGTTCAATAATTGTACCGTTACAATCTGCGCAACTGATGATGTTGTTTTCATCCGTTCACTTTTACAATGAACTCAGGGCAGCAGACGTTTTACAATCATCGCTTGCAGCCCACTATATGACGTGAGGTGATCTGAATGATTGAACTATTGAATGCATCTGAAATACAAGCCTACCTGAGACGGATTGGCATTGATGTTATAAAGAAACCTACACTGGAATTCTTATTTGAACTCCAACGAGCACATGTGCAATATTTATCCTGGCAAACGGTCGATATTTTTGCAGGTCGTCCTGCGGGAATCAGTCTTCAAGAATCGATTCAACTTATATTACAGGGAAGCAGCGGCTACTGCTTTCATCTGAATGGTGCATTTAGTGTTCTTCTCCGCTCGCTGGGATATACGGTTAATTGGCATCGCGGGGGAGTACAGCCTCATGGGGAACACCCCCGTGTGAACTCATTCCATCTCGGTCTGTCTGTGCTGCTGCCGAATG
This window contains:
- the greA gene encoding transcription elongation factor GreA produces the protein MANDEVILTQEGLEKLEDELKDLKTVKRKELAARLKLAISYGDLKENSEYHSAKDDQAFMETRILILEKMLTKARVISSDNIDSNKVSIGSTVLLNDIEFAEKIEYKVVGPAEADVADNKISYESPLGKELMGKEVGSVIHVNAPMGVIKYELLQIKV